A single window of Undibacterium sp. 5I1 DNA harbors:
- a CDS encoding BON domain-containing protein: MKTDKQIQQDVIAELDWQPSVNSAQIGVEVKDGIVTLAGHVSSYGEKWDAERAVQRVTGVKALVVEMDVKLPGTSKRNDADIARIIENLLEWAIYLLANSVKAMVEDGWVILTGEVEWDYQRDSAAASVRYLMGVTGVSDDITVKPLVSLADVKSQIEAALKRGSKADADNISIAIQGTTVTLSGKVNSWAERELARNSAWAAPGVKNVIDNLEVIY; this comes from the coding sequence ATGAAAACCGACAAACAGATTCAACAAGATGTAATCGCTGAACTAGACTGGCAGCCTTCCGTTAACTCCGCACAGATTGGCGTGGAAGTAAAAGATGGGATCGTTACCTTGGCCGGTCATGTCAGTAGTTATGGAGAAAAATGGGATGCAGAGCGTGCCGTCCAACGAGTAACTGGCGTAAAAGCCTTAGTTGTTGAGATGGATGTAAAGCTTCCAGGCACAAGCAAGCGCAATGACGCTGACATCGCCCGCATAATAGAAAATCTCTTAGAGTGGGCTATCTATCTACTAGCCAATAGTGTTAAGGCGATGGTTGAAGATGGCTGGGTGATATTGACTGGTGAAGTTGAGTGGGACTATCAACGAGATAGTGCAGCCGCTTCAGTTCGATATTTAATGGGTGTTACCGGCGTCAGTGATGACATCACCGTTAAGCCTTTAGTATCTTTAGCCGACGTCAAATCTCAAATAGAGGCTGCATTAAAACGTGGTTCGAAAGCCGACGCTGACAATATCTCGATTGCTATTCAAGGTACTACGGTAACACTGTCCGGCAAAGTAAATAGCTGGGCTGAGCGCGAACTCGCCAGAAACTCCGCTTGGGCTGCACCCGGCGTAAAGAATGTCATAGATAACCTGGAAGTGATCTACTAA
- a CDS encoding cyclopropane-fatty-acyl-phospholipid synthase family protein, whose product MFWEKRLEKWVSGVRDRLALPLRIDLWNGQQLALSNEQPQVIIRVPHVSALACLFTPSLSNLGTAYVDGKIEIDGKPSAIIAIGNSLASGTLKLEGKFSRIVRNMQRSKEQDRKAVQYHYDVSNDFYQLWLDENLVYSCAYFENGDEDLYSAQIKKIDHILRKIQLRPGDTLLDIGCGWGALVMHAAREYGAKCVGITLSENQAFHARVLVEQAGLSDRVEIRLQDYRDVRGSFDRITSVGMFEHVGLRNLTGYFSVIEKLLAEDGIAMNHGITSTDADSGETPYGNGEFIEKYVFPQGALPHIGLAIKAMQEGGLEVIDVENLRRHYARTCELWSDKFEENADEVKRIAGDRRYRIWRVYLAGCAYAFNQDWISLYQVVCVKAGGNPGKLRWSRNYMN is encoded by the coding sequence ATGTTTTGGGAAAAAAGATTAGAGAAGTGGGTCAGTGGCGTTCGTGATCGTCTGGCATTGCCGCTCAGAATAGATCTGTGGAACGGACAACAGCTTGCACTCAGCAATGAGCAACCTCAGGTCATCATTCGGGTACCCCATGTCTCTGCACTCGCATGTCTGTTCACACCATCGCTATCTAATCTGGGTACCGCCTATGTTGATGGAAAAATAGAGATCGATGGAAAACCATCGGCAATCATCGCGATCGGAAATTCTCTGGCCTCTGGCACATTAAAATTAGAGGGGAAATTTTCTCGCATCGTACGCAACATGCAGCGAAGTAAGGAGCAAGATCGAAAAGCCGTTCAGTATCACTATGATGTCTCCAACGATTTTTATCAACTTTGGCTTGATGAAAATCTGGTGTATTCATGCGCTTATTTTGAGAACGGGGATGAGGATTTGTACAGCGCGCAGATTAAAAAAATAGATCATATACTCAGAAAAATTCAACTCCGTCCCGGCGACACATTACTCGATATTGGCTGTGGCTGGGGCGCATTGGTCATGCATGCAGCAAGAGAATATGGCGCAAAATGTGTTGGTATCACGCTGTCGGAAAATCAGGCATTTCACGCAAGAGTCCTGGTGGAACAAGCGGGATTAAGTGACCGGGTGGAAATACGCTTACAGGATTACCGTGACGTCCGAGGTAGTTTTGATCGTATCACCAGCGTCGGGATGTTTGAACATGTCGGTCTTAGAAATCTTACCGGATATTTCTCTGTCATCGAGAAGCTGCTGGCAGAAGATGGAATCGCTATGAACCACGGAATTACATCAACCGATGCAGATAGCGGAGAAACCCCCTATGGTAATGGCGAGTTCATTGAAAAATATGTTTTCCCTCAAGGAGCGTTACCTCACATCGGCCTGGCGATCAAAGCAATGCAAGAAGGCGGACTAGAGGTTATCGATGTCGAAAATTTACGCCGGCATTACGCCAGAACATGTGAGCTGTGGAGTGATAAATTCGAAGAAAACGCGGACGAAGTAAAGAGAATCGCTGGTGACAGACGCTATCGTATCTGGCGAGTGTATCTGGCTGGTTGTGCCTATGCATTTAATCAAGACTGGATCTCCTTATATCAAGTCGTCTGCGTCAAGGCAGGAGGAAATCCAGGGAAACTCCGTTGGTCGAGAAATTATATGAACTGA
- a CDS encoding nitroreductase family protein — protein sequence MTTLPSVIDTINGRCSVRTYTEERIPEATIHLLLNAAVRAPSAMNEQPWQFVIVQQKSLLKKVSDQAKAVLGAEAEFLPPHHGGLMGFSEPGFNIFYDAGTLIVICKKTVGQFADGDCWLAAENLMLYAHSLGLGSCVIGSAIATMNLPVVKKELGIPAGSIAVAPIILGFPRGAITQSARHAPHILAKY from the coding sequence ATGACTACATTACCCTCAGTAATTGATACGATCAATGGTCGATGTTCGGTGAGAACATATACGGAAGAGCGTATTCCGGAAGCGACAATTCATTTGTTGCTAAATGCCGCGGTGCGGGCACCGTCAGCGATGAATGAACAACCCTGGCAATTTGTGATAGTCCAACAAAAATCTCTGCTGAAAAAGGTGTCAGACCAGGCGAAAGCGGTATTAGGGGCAGAGGCAGAATTTTTACCTCCCCATCACGGCGGACTGATGGGGTTTTCAGAGCCTGGGTTTAATATTTTTTACGACGCTGGAACACTCATTGTTATTTGTAAGAAAACAGTCGGACAATTTGCAGACGGCGATTGTTGGCTTGCAGCTGAAAATTTAATGTTGTATGCCCACTCGTTAGGTCTTGGCTCCTGTGTAATCGGCTCGGCGATCGCCACAATGAATTTGCCGGTCGTCAAAAAAGAGCTTGGAATTCCGGCAGGCTCGATCGCCGTCGCACCAATCATACTAGGATTCCCGCGCGGAGCGATTACGCAAAGTGCTCGACACGCGCCACATATTTTAGCGAAGTACTAA
- a CDS encoding PRC-barrel domain-containing protein: protein MSNQETVDAIKAQIVKAESDSHTWQVAEDEEKYLDAYDRTEALELQLDRQIKSTALNSDTDPNPETHAHLIMLSNFDGAAVSAIDGQIGHIKTAFFDDESWTIRYIVVDTGNWLSKHEVLVSPYAIKHPLINDKNIEINLTCLQLKNSPDIDSHQPVSRQHERQFLTYYSFPTYWGGGDRWGGGSYPLMSLERQPLDEIAEDKMEEREKFESEDIHLRSCAEIIGYDLQTSDDSIGHIKDFIFDEASWAIRYLIIDTRNWLPGGRKVLIATHWIENIDWSTRNVYVKLTKEQVKNSPDFDDQLTMDRDYESRLHASYSRPGYWI, encoded by the coding sequence ATGAGTAATCAGGAAACCGTCGATGCAATCAAAGCGCAAATCGTCAAAGCTGAGTCTGATAGCCATACGTGGCAAGTGGCAGAGGACGAGGAAAAATATCTTGACGCCTATGACAGAACGGAAGCGCTAGAACTACAACTAGATCGGCAAATCAAAAGCACTGCTTTAAATTCTGATACGGATCCAAATCCGGAGACACACGCTCATTTAATTATGCTGAGTAACTTCGATGGGGCTGCTGTATCAGCAATCGATGGTCAGATAGGGCATATCAAGACTGCGTTCTTTGATGATGAATCCTGGACGATACGATATATCGTTGTGGATACCGGAAACTGGTTGTCCAAGCATGAAGTATTAGTCTCGCCCTATGCGATTAAGCATCCCTTGATAAACGACAAAAATATCGAGATCAACCTCACCTGCTTGCAGCTGAAGAATAGCCCCGACATTGATAGTCATCAACCGGTGTCAAGGCAGCATGAGCGACAATTCCTGACCTACTATTCGTTCCCGACTTATTGGGGCGGAGGCGATCGTTGGGGTGGAGGAAGCTATCCATTGATGTCACTTGAACGACAACCATTAGATGAAATAGCGGAAGACAAAATGGAGGAACGTGAGAAATTTGAATCAGAGGATATTCATCTACGCAGTTGTGCAGAAATTATTGGTTATGACCTGCAAACAAGTGACGATAGCATCGGTCACATCAAAGATTTTATTTTCGACGAGGCATCTTGGGCGATTCGCTATTTAATTATCGACACCAGAAACTGGTTGCCGGGGGGTAGAAAAGTCTTAATAGCGACTCACTGGATTGAGAATATTGATTGGAGCACTCGTAACGTGTATGTGAAATTGACTAAAGAGCAGGTAAAAAATAGTCCCGATTTTGATGATCAACTCACTATGGATCGCGACTACGAGAGCCGGCTTCACGCATCGTACAGTCGCCCAGGCTACTGGATTTGA
- a CDS encoding alkene reductase — protein MLFESFVARKMTLSNRIVMAPMTRNRANVGNIPNILMAEYYGQRASAGLIVTEGTSPSPNGLGYARIPGLFNDDQVRGWKLVTDAVHAKGGKIVVQLMHTGRVTHIANLPQGARVVGSSASVCPGEMFTDSMGLQPYSVPSPMNEQEIVMTIKEYATSAELAIEAGFDGIELHAANGYLIEQFLNPHINLRTDDYGSNAEGRNRFALAVTRAVTTAIGADRVGIRLSPYGIFNGTGSYTGVDDQYLRLVKELSRIGLLYVHVLDHSSMGAPSVPAALKQSLRAAFDGPFILAGGFDAASAEKALENNQADLIAFGRSFLANPDLVRRMEKNFLLNPPDMSTFYTPGAKGYTDYSRFDT, from the coding sequence ATGCTATTCGAATCTTTCGTCGCTCGCAAAATGACATTGAGTAACCGGATCGTAATGGCGCCGATGACGCGCAATCGTGCCAATGTGGGGAATATCCCTAACATATTGATGGCTGAATATTATGGGCAACGTGCCAGTGCAGGATTGATTGTGACTGAGGGTACTTCACCCTCGCCAAATGGTCTGGGTTATGCGCGTATCCCGGGCCTGTTTAACGATGACCAAGTGCGCGGCTGGAAATTGGTCACTGATGCAGTACATGCCAAAGGCGGGAAAATTGTTGTCCAGTTGATGCATACCGGTCGTGTGACGCATATTGCGAACCTACCGCAAGGTGCAAGGGTTGTTGGTTCAAGTGCTTCGGTATGTCCAGGCGAAATGTTTACCGATTCGATGGGGCTACAGCCGTACAGCGTGCCATCTCCGATGAACGAGCAAGAAATAGTAATGACCATCAAAGAATATGCGACTTCAGCCGAACTCGCTATTGAGGCAGGCTTTGATGGCATTGAGCTGCATGCTGCCAATGGCTATTTGATTGAGCAATTTCTGAATCCCCATATTAACCTCAGAACTGATGACTACGGTTCTAACGCTGAGGGAAGAAATCGTTTTGCGCTGGCGGTGACCCGCGCTGTGACAACGGCAATTGGCGCTGATCGCGTTGGCATTAGATTATCACCGTACGGTATATTCAACGGCACGGGATCATACACCGGGGTTGATGATCAATATCTTAGGTTGGTAAAAGAACTGTCAAGAATAGGCTTACTGTATGTTCATGTTCTTGACCATTCATCTATGGGTGCCCCCTCAGTACCTGCTGCACTCAAACAAAGTCTGCGAGCGGCTTTCGACGGCCCTTTTATCCTGGCAGGTGGATTTGACGCTGCCAGCGCAGAAAAGGCTTTGGAGAATAATCAGGCTGATTTGATCGCTTTTGGCCGATCATTTTTGGCGAATCCTGATTTAGTGAGACGTATGGAGAAGAATTTTTTATTAAATCCGCCGGATATGTCGACTTTTTACACCCCCGGCGCTAAGGGTTATACGGATTATTCAAGGTTTGATACCTAG